A window of Nicotiana sylvestris chromosome 8, ASM39365v2, whole genome shotgun sequence genomic DNA:
TGTTTTAATTACATGCAAACATTCGAGGTGGATATTGTGCGGGAAATCCATGTAATGGGAACTAGTTGGCTGAGATAGTTAGCTATTAGTGTCTGAACGATGAGCTTATTAATCTTCTGATGTTGGCTTGATGTCATTTTGCTGATTTGGCTTTATCCATGATAAATTTTGGAAGTTGCTGGGGTTTGGCATCTGTTACTTCTAACAGCTTTTCAATTATTTCAGGGTTTTCATCTAATTCAGTTTCTCATGCACATGATATGGGTTTAGTCCCAGATCTTCCACCCACAGTGGCTGCTATTAAGAATCCCACATCAAAAATTGTTTATGATGAACACAACCATGAGCGGTATCCACCTGGTGATCCAAGCAAACGTGCATTTGCCTACTTTGTCTTGACAGGAGGTAGGTTTGTCTATGCCTCATTGGTGCGTCTCCTGATTCTTAAGTTTGTTTTGAGCATGTCTGCCAGTAAGGATGTTCTTGCCCTTGCTTCACTTGAAGTGGATCTCTCCAGCATTGAACCTGGTACAACTGTTACTGTAAAGTGGCGTGGCAAACCTGTTTTCATCAGGCGCCGAACTGAGGACGACATCAATTTGGCAAACAGTGTTGATCTTGGCTCCCTTCGCGATCCACAACAGGATGCAGAGAGGGTTAAGAGTCCAGAATGGCTTGTGGTTATTGGGGTATGCACCCATCTTGGGTGCATTCCTTTGCCAAATGCCGGTGattttggtggttggttttgccCTTGCCACGGCTCCCATTATGACATCTCTGGTAGGATCCGCAAGGGACCTGCACCATATAATCTGGAGGTGCCTACTTATAGTTTCCTGGAAGAGAACAAGTTACTTATTGGTTAAGTAGGTAAAAAGGCTGTACTTGTGGGAAATTGTAGCTGCTGGAACCAAAATATGATCTTGACGAAAACCATATACACATTTCTTTAATTCCTTATGTTCTACTTTGTGAGCTATGATTTTGGATTTGTAATTGCccacaccagttctgggtagatcATGGATTTTTGTGCGAATAATTTTGCTGGCTGCTTGCTAAGCATTTTCCAGATTTGCTGGCAATTTGTATTctattttttaatataaattctCTTGGCACGAGTCCTGTTTGTGATTTATGAGGTGTATTAATTTATCTTCTGGAGATGTCTTCTTTGGTGCGCTCTAGTTAGTCTGCCTCTCTGGTATGTGTGGTGGTATTCATCAGTGCAAACTGGACATTAAGCGCAGATGTGACATGCTGCATATCTTTGCCGGGTGGAGTTGATGCAGACTGCAGGTTGCTGCTAAGAGGGTACTAAGCAGCTCGCGTTAAAGTGCAAATTTTAGAAAGAAAACCACTACGTGAGATCTTTCTATAAGCAGTTTCTTGAAGCTAGATGCGCCTTCTGGAATTACCTTCTTTTTTTCAGTTCTCCTTTTCCGCGTCTTAAGAAATAGAAGTCTCTCCGTGAGAGGCTGTATCCACTACCGTATCAAAAGCAAATATCATCACACAAGTTGAACAAACACTGCTGTATCAAATACCAATAGTTCTTGTAAAATCAAAAAATGGATAGAGATACCTGCCTCCAACTTAACTCGGAGCTTAAATAAGGACAGTTTGAACACGCTTGTTTATTCCACAGAGTTTAATCCCCTGAAGCTTTAAAGGAATGCAAAGCAATGTCCATGAGAAAGTGGCTTCCTATCACCCGAATTTTCAATGTGGCTGGTTTAGAGTTTGGTATTTTATCATTTAGtggtcgtttggtttgaagacAAATTATGCTGAGATTAGTTATGCTAGGAGTAGTTATACTAAGATTAATTATATTGGAATTAGTTATACTAGTATTATTTCTTATTGACTGTTTCATATGTTATGTTAAGGGAAAAGGTCCAAATTGACCCTTGTACCTTGTAAAAATATTTAGATTTTGCCCTCCGTCAGAAGTTTAGTTAAGATATACCCTTGCCGTTAAACTTTTGGGCTAAAAATAACCATATTTGCTAACGGGCATATGTTTGGAGCTAATTCTGCTAATTTGGCTTTTTAAATTCTCACCCATTTATTAATAATTTGATTTAGCACCAAAACTCCCCATGTGTCAAACTTATCTTTCTAACCTTATTCATTTCTCATCCCGAATCATGGCAGTTATAAAATGCAACTCGAATGTAATCCCATTTCATGCAAATCCATGGACAGCCTACATAAATCATTTTGTACCGCCAATCTCTATTACGAAACTCACTTCTCCCACAAAGTTCCCTGTTGGTGCTAGAGTTGAATTTGGAAATTTTGTCGTGTTTGTTCTTCCTATTTGGGTTGAAAGTTTggaaatttagttttttttttttaattttagaaATTTAGCTGCTTGTGATTGATTTACGTTGCTTGTTGAGCTTCTTCTATGTTTTTCACTTTGGGTGCCTGCTCTAGTCCCAAAATAGAGGTGAATTCTTTTTGGTTATTTCAGTTCAATTCTTAAcaacttcttttcattatttggctTGTGCCCATTTATCTTTCCTTACACTCATCGCCATTTCCAAAAAGGAAGAATTACTGTGATTTTTTTATGCTTGTTTTGTGAAAAAAAATGTGGATGGAATTTGAAGGTGGAAGAATGAGATTTCACCGAAGCTGAAAAACAATGCGGGTTTTGCGACTGTTCAATGGTGGTGCTATAGTAACAAAATGGTGAGGAAAATCAGGAAGGCCACGagttttcttctctcttttgtgagagtgagtaaCCAATTTCTTAACCAGGTCAAATTGAGAGGGTTAAATGGGTGTGAGTTAAAATGTCACGTATGCAGCACTGGTGCTAATCAGCTAAATTAGCTAATCACATAAGTGGATCTAACCCCTTTGTGTCCGACCCTTCACCAAACCTTGTGTGAACACGAGATGCTTCGTGCATAGGGCTGTCCGACCCTTCACCAAACCTTGTGTGAACACGAGATGCTTCGTCCATAGGGCTGCTTGTTACTTATTTAATTTATAAGTGGGTCGAACCAGTAACCAGGAACAAATCCATCACTAGTTAGTTTAAACACCAAAGTTAGATAGGTTATAAACAGGCACAGGTCCATCAGTGGTTAGTTTAAAGCCGGTATCAGACTATCGCGAAAAACAGTAGAATCCAAAAGCTGGACAACTCACTTCAGACTGATTAAAGTAGGTTCTATCCTCATATGTATAAGCAGCAGCATCTTTTGTATCGTAGCAAAAGAAGCCTACTCCTTCCAATCCACAAGCATATAAAGCAGGAAAAGTCGAGAAAGGAAGGGTTGATGTAGGAAATATGTATGATTTGACTGGGCTAGATGTTATCTCAAAGAGAGATTTCTAGTAACTTGAGATTTTTAGTTCCCAAATTTTCTGAAGAGATAATCAATTGAATCTTTTTTGGATTAAGCATCAGGCAAATGCTGCTTCCTTTTACAGCGTGCGGTAGCCAATGGTGGAGCTAAGTAGAGGAAAAATGAATTCCTGGTTCCTCCGCTATTACTAGCAAGTTAATAATTTCAAGTTGATTCCTTGAAAAACATCAAATGTAGGAAATGGGCAAATTGTATTAAAGACCAACTAACTAAAATTAGGAATTGTATTCAAGGGGAAAGTAGTGCTAGACTGTAGGTCCAAGGTGATCTGTTCCCTTTATTTCTATGTAAAGTACGTATAATTCTTGCCCTAGAATGTTGTGATGCCAAGAGTAATTGTTCAATAAACATTCCTAAGTAAAGAATTGGGAAGCAGACCTTAGTGGAGGGATCTTCTTTCTCGACAAGGGCTCTCATGATTCCGACTTTACTACGCTCAATCTCTTCAGTTTCCTTATTGCAGTTGTTGTCAGAGGCATCGGTTTCAGCATCGTACGGAAACTCATCTTTGGCATTCTGGGACTGTGTTGATTCCACGGAACCAAAAGCATTTTGGAATTTTTTGCGCAAATACGAGCTcatttctctctatctctctctcacTTGATGAGAAAGAAAGAGAAGCAGAGCTAAGTATAAGTACCAGTTAATCAACGCGCTATTTGTTCATTTCATTTTTGTTGAAGCACCAGAATTAGGCCACAAGTCAAAGTTAGAGAGGCTTGTTGTCTGTTCACCAATATTCAATTCCTAAACCCGTTACTGGTTTACTGTTGCGGGCTATTATAATTTTATGTAAGCAAGAGCACACCTTTCCCTTATCTTTTTAGGTTAGTACTTAGTACTTTAAAAAGGAAAAGTCATTTTATTTACTGTTGCTCTTGTCACATTGAGCCATACGTACAGCAGAAAAAGCGGTTCCATTTCCATACAAGCTTTGGTAAGACTAGTGTTATAATATGATTAAACGCTAGCATACAAGACTTACAATAGTTCGTCAAAGTGGAAACAAATGTGTTAgagatatagtagatatgccctaagatcgtctttatgggataaagattagttgatctcattaattaaatcacatagatagatgatgcatatatagatatgatcattgaaccgactcattagataattcctaatggttagaattaccataaactgtc
This region includes:
- the LOC104247256 gene encoding cytochrome b-c1 complex subunit Rieske-2, mitochondrial yields the protein MLRIAGRRASSLSRWPVRSVAPSSSAFISANHFSSDDDSSSPRSISPSLASVFLHHTRGFSSNSVSHAHDMGLVPDLPPTVAAIKNPTSKIVYDEHNHERYPPGDPSKRAFAYFVLTGGRFVYASLVRLLILKFVLSMSASKDVLALASLEVDLSSIEPGTTVTVKWRGKPVFIRRRTEDDINLANSVDLGSLRDPQQDAERVKSPEWLVVIGVCTHLGCIPLPNAGDFGGWFCPCHGSHYDISGRIRKGPAPYNLEVPTYSFLEENKLLIG